The Clostridiales bacterium FE2011 sequence GTTCCTTTTCCAGCCGGCGTTTCTCTTCGCCGATTGTCCTGGAAGGAAGCGTATGCAGCGTGACCATGTTTTCCCGGTTCAGCAGCATATCCGCTGCCAGTTCCTCGAACCGTCCGCTGTCCAGCCATGTCTTCAGTTCCTTTACCATCCCTGCCGTTTCCAACGCGTCTGTGGGATTGCCGCCGAAAATCCAGTTGCCGACGCAGCGGATGCACCGGCCGATTCCCTGGGGCTCATCCTCCTCCCGCAGCGCGTAAATCGCGCGGTTCAGGGAAGCTTCCACCGCGCTTCGGTCCAGGCCTTCCCGCCGGATCTTCTCACCGGTTTCTTCCAGCAGGTTCAGTATTTCGTTTTCTTTGCCGTCCGTCACATTTTCGGCATGAATGGTCAGCCAGCTTTGCAGGGTCGTATCATCCACGGAAACAGAAAGATCCTCCGCCAGTCCCCGCTCCAGCGCAGCCCGCTTCAGCAGGGCCTCATTGCTGCCTGTCAGCACGTCGCACAGGATCCCCCGTGCCATGTTTTCGGTACGGTCCTTCCAGGTGCCCGTAATCCGTCCGAGGGTCAGATGGCCGCGGTTTTCTTCCTCTTCTTCCTGCCCCAGTTCATACTGGATGGTCTGCTCGGATCCCACCGGTTGCTGATAGCTGTATTCCGGTATATCCTCCCGGCGGTCAAACCGGTCCAGGTAGGAGGCGATCAGGGGCAGCATCTCCTCCATCGGCGCCGCGCCGTCCAGGTAGATCCGTGCGTTGGAGGGATGGTAATGACGCCTGTATTGTTCACAGAAACGTTCGTAGGTCAGTGCGGGGATTGCCTCCGGCTCTCCGCCGCTGTTGTAGCCGTAGCAGGTGTCCGGAAACATCTGCCGCATGATCTGCCGGTCAATCAGCGTATCCGTATCGCTCATGGCGCCTTTCATTTCGTTGAAAACGACCCCGCGGAAAACATACTCCCCTGCTTCGTTCCGGTCCACATGCCAGCCCTCCTGGCAGAAGCGTTTGGGGTCCCTCACGGCAATCGGATCAAAAACAGCATCCAGGTACACGCCTGTCAGGTTCAGGATATCCCGTGGATTCCGGCTGGAGACCGGAAACATGGTCATATCGGAAAATGTCAGTGCGTTCAGGAAAGTATTCATGCTGCTCTTCAGCAGTTCAAGGAAAGGCTCCCTCACCGGATATTTTCCGCTTCCGGACAGCACACAGTGTTCAAGAATATGGAACACGCCGGTATCATCCTCCGGAAGCGTCCTGAATGCAATCGAAAACACGATGTTTTCGGCTTTATTGTCCACCCAGAATACCTGTGCGCCGGTCCTGTCATGTTCAAGCAGCACAGTCCTGCCGTGCAGTTCTTCGCTGTCCCGGATTTCTTTAACGGTAAAGCCGGCAAAACCCTTGTTCACTTCGAAAGTCATGCGTTTGTTTCTCCCTGTTCCCGGGAGTTTTCTCCTTGCCTTAATCAATATTTTTATTGTAGCCCTTTACAATTCCTTGTCAAGATGAGGCAGGAATTCCGGGGTTTGCGTGGTATATACATATTGTATTGCAAAGATTGTATTTCAACGGTCGGAAGGAGGAACGCCCCGTGACAATCCGGGAAAGGCAGGAGCAGCAGGAAAAGCTCCTTCTGGCGCCGTGGGCCGCACGCTCTGCGGAGACCGCCGGCCGTGATATTCCGGTGAAACCCTGTGACCTGCGGACGGAATACCAGCGTGACCGGGACCGGATTATCCATTGTAAATCCTTCCGCCGTCTGAAGTTTAAAACCCAGGTTTTCCTTTCCCCGGAAGGAGACCATTACCGTACCCGCCTGACCCACACTCTCGAGGTGTCCCAGGTGGCCCGTACGCTGGCACGTTCCCTCCGGCTCAATGAGGACCTGACCGAAGCCATCGCCCTGGGACATGACCTCGGCCATACGCCCTACGGTCATATCGGAGAGCGCACGCTGAATGACCTGCTTCCGGAAGGGTTCCGCCATAATGAGCAAAGTCTTCGCGTGGTGGAGGTGCTCGAAAACGGCGGCGAAGGCCTGAACCTCACCAAAGAAGTCCGCCAGGGGATTCTCTCCCACTCCGGTAAAACAGAACCCGCCACGGTGGAGGCGGAATGCGTCCGCCGGGCGGACCGGATCGCTTACCTGAATCACGATCTGGATGACGCGCTCCGCGCCGGTATTCTCAGGCCCTTTGAACTGCCTGAGGATTGTCTCAACGTGCTCGGCCACACCCATCGGGAGCGGATCAATACCATGATCAACGATATCGTCACCTGCAGTGAGGATCAGCCCCACCTGTCCATGTCCGCCCCGGTGGAAAGTGCCATGGACGGCCTGCGGGAATTCATGTTTGACCGGGTTTACCGGGACGGCTGGCGCGATCCGGAAGAAGCCCGCTGTGACTATGTTCTCCGTCATCTGTTCGATTACTACTGCGAGCATCCCGGTGAAATGCCGGAAGAGTTCGTCATGATCGGCTACCGGGACGGTACGGAGCGCAGCGTCTGCGACTTCCTTTCCTGCATGACCGACCGCTACGCCACCCGCAAATTCCAGGAGCTGTTTGTACCCTCAGCATTCCCCGCATTTTAGCCATTATCCGCAACCTCAATCATCGCACTGCTCGCCTGGAGCGCGTCGCATTGCTCGTTTCGGTTGACTCGTTCGGCTCGCTTTTGTCTTCGACAAATGCCCCACTGGGGCACCGCTCCCCTCGCTCCCCCTCAGCCTTCCCCGCATTTTAACCACCTTCCGCAGTTTTTTTGCACATAATTATGCATTATGCATCGTGCATTATGCATTTTTCATTCTTCATTCTTCATTTTTCATTGGAGGAAATCTGACGATATGTCTTCCCGCTATCCTGCCGCCTGGCTTGATGAACTGCGAAGCCGATCTGACATTGTTCAGATCGTCTCAGGCTATGTGGCGCTGAATAAAAAAGGCCGGAAATACTGGGGGCTTTGTCCGTTCCACGGCGAAAAAACCCCTTCTTTTTCCGTGGACGGGGAACATCAGCTTTATTACTGCTTCGGCTGCAAGGCCGGCGGCAATGTGTTCAGTTTCTATATGGAAATGGAGCACTGCACCTTCAATGAAGCCGTGGAGCAGCTGGCGGAGCGGGCCCATATGCCACTCCCGGAAATGGAAAAGGATGTGGATTACGAGCGCCGCCGCACCCAGCGGGAGCGTCTGCTCAACGCCAACCGGGAAGCCGCCCGTTTCTATCACGAAACGCTTTTCACTCCCCAGGGTGCCGCGTCGCTTGCCTACCTGCGCCGGCGCGGGCTGAGTGACGGGGTTATCCGCAAATTCGGCCTGGGCGCCTCTCCGGATGACTGGAGCGTCCTGAGCGACCGTCTTCTTCAGAAAGGCTACACCCTGGATGAACTGGTCCTGGCAGGCCTCACGGTCCGTAAAAAGGCGGATAACGGTAAGGATCGCTACTTTGACATGTTCCGCAGCCGCGCCATGTTCCCGATTATTGATGCCCATGGAAACGTTCTTGCCTTCGGCGGCCGTACGCTGGAAAAGCGGGAGCCCAAATACCTGAACACAGCCGACACCCCGGTTTTCAATAAGCGCAAGGGTGTCTTTGCCGCCAACCTGCTTCGTCAGCAGCGTCATCTGGACCGGGTCATTCTCGTGGAAGGCTACATGGATGTGGTCAGTCTGACCCAGTTTGGTGTGGAAGGGGTCTGCGCGACCCTCGGTACCGCCCTGACGAATGAGCAGGCCCGCCTGCTCAAGCGCTACGCTCCCCAGGTCTATCTTGGCTACGACGGCGACTCCGCCGGCCAGCATGCCATCCTCCGGGGACTGGATATCCTGGAGCAGGAAAACGTTCCTGCCCGGGTACTGGATTTCCCCGACGGTCTTGATCCGGATGAGTTCATCCGCCGGGACGGAGCTGAAGGTTTCCGCCTTCTGCCCGCCATTTCCCCCGCCGCCTATCGGCTGCGCCGGCTGAAGGATCAGTTTGATCTGTCTTCCCAGGACAGCCGGCTGGCTTATGCCCGCGGTGCCGCTGAAATCGTATCTGCCGTGGATCCGCTGGAACGGGACGTCCTGCTCAACCAGCTTTCGGTGGAAACCGGTTTTGCCCGCGAGTCCCTGATTGAGCAGATGAACCTGACGGTCAACAAGCCGGCAGTCCGCACGCAGGACACACCCGCCCGCATCCGTCCGCCCCGTCCGGACACCTCCGGTTCGCCTCCCTCCGAGGATTTAAAGGCGCAGGAACTGCTGATCAGCCTCTTTGCATCCGGTCAGATTCCGAAAGATATGATTGAAGAAAAGGATTTTGACGATGACGAGTTGAAATCTTTATACAGGGAACTTGCAGCCGGAGCATCCCCCGCGTCGCTTCCGGATCTCGCCCCGGATGAAGTATCCCGTTCCCGCTTTGCCAGGCTGCTGTTTTCCCCCACCGCAGGCAGCACCGATGAGATGATCACCATGGCAAACGACTGCCTTACCCGGATCCGCAGGATCCGCTTGGAAAAGCGCTACGAAGAGCTGTCACAGGAAATGTCCTCTGCCCCGCAGGACCGGCTGGCCGAACTCCTGCAGGAAGCGGCGGATATTTCCGATAAGTTGAAAAAGCTGAAGTAAACCACGAATCCCGGAAACCCTGATTCGTTCCGGGAGGGACCGGCATTGTGCCGTAAACAGAAGGAGAGGATTCCATTGTCATTGTCACCCGAAAACAGGCAGAACCGTCTGGATGAGCTTTATGAGTACAGCAAATCCAGAGGAACAATCACCTATAAAGAGATCATGGACCGGCTTTCCGGAATGGATCTGGACGCCGATCAGCTGGATCGCGTGCTGGATACGCTGGAAGCCTACGGCGTATCTGTTGTGAATGATACCGCTGACCGCCAGGTCACCCTGACGGAAGAGCAGGCCGCGGATCAGGCTGCCGAAATTGCCCGTATCGGGGGCGAGGACAACGCCGCCATCGACCTGAGTGTTCCGGAAGGGATCAGCATTGACGACCCGGTCCGCATGTACCTCAAGGAAATCGGCAAGGTGCCCCTTCTCACCGCGGAAGAAGAAATCGAAATCGCCAAACGTCTTGAAGCCGGAGATGAAAGTGCCAAGCAGAAGCTGGCCGAAGCCAATCTCCGTCTGGTTGTTTCCATTGCCAAACGCTATGTGGGCCGCGGCATGCTCTTCCTTGACCTGATTCAGGAAGGTAATCTCGGCCTCATCAAGGCCGTTGAAAAGTTTGACTACCGCAAGGGTTTCAAATTCTCCACCTATGCCACCTGGTGGATCCGTCAGGCCATCACCCGTGCCATCGCGGACCAGGCCCGTACCATCCGTATTCCTGTCCACATGGTTGAAACCATCAACAAGCTGATCCGGATTTCCCGTCAGCTCCTGCAGGAATACGGCCGTGAGCCCACTCCTGAGGAAATCGCCAAGGAAATGGGCATTTCCGAAGCCAAGGTTCGTGAGATTATCAAGATCGCCCAGGAGCCCGTCTCCCTGGAGACGCCTATCGGTGAGGAAGAGGACAGCCATCTGGGAGACTTCATTCCCGATGAGGATGCCCCCGCCCCTGCCGAGGCCGCTTCCTTCGCCCTGATGAAGGAACAGCTCATGGATGTGCTGGACACCCTGACCCCCCGTGAGGAAAAGGTGCTCCGCCTCCGTTTCGGTCTGGATGACGGCCATCAGCGCACCCTGGAAGAAGTCGGCAAGGAATTCAACGTTACCCGTGAGCGTATCCGCCAGATCGAAGCGAAAGCGCTCCGCAAACTCCGTCATCCTTCCCGCAGCAAAAAGCTGCGCGATTACCTGGATTAAGCCATGTCACGTATGATTCAGCTGGATGCCCGCCTCTCACTGGCCTATGATCTTTATGATCCCTGTGATCTGGCGGCTGACATCGGCACAGACCACGCCCATCTACCGGCCGCGCTCCTGCAGCGCGGCCGCTGTCAGCATATGATCCTGACAGACCTGAGTGAAAGCGCGCTGAAAAATGCCCGGGAAACCGTTATTCGCTGCCGTCTTTCCGACCGGACAGATCTCCGCGCCGGCGACGGCCTTCAACCGCTTGAAGAAGCCTGCGGCATGATTTCCATTACCGGCATGGGCGGCCGCACCGTCCATGATATCCTGCTGGAAGGTGCCGGCAAGCTCAGGGGTGCCTCCCTGGTGCTTTCGGCGCATACGGATCTTCCCCTGATCCGGGAAGCGGTTTGCCGCATCGGTTACCATCTGGACCGGGAGGAGCCCTGCTTCTGCGCGGGTCGTTATTATCTTGTGCTTCGTGCCCGGCCGGGGGCCTGCCCGCTCACCCCGCGTGAGCTTCGGCTGGGCGGTCCCCTGTTTGAGTCTCAGTCGTCTCAGCTGATTCCCTATCTGACCCGGCGCCGGGAAGTCCTTCAGGACAAACTCCGCGGCCTTGTCTCCGCGGACAAACCTGAGGAATCCCTCATCGCCCAGGTTCGGGAGGATATCGCTTTCTATGACGGAATGATCGGGAAAGGAAGAGAATCATGACCGTAAAGGACGTTTATGATCTCATTGATCATGCTGCCCCGTTTGAAACCCAGATGGAATCCGACAATTCCGGTTTCCTCGTCGGCTCCGCCTCGCAGGCTGTCGATACCATTCTCTTTGCGCTTGACGTCACACCGGCCGTCATTGACGAAGCAGTTTCCCTCGGGGCACAGCTGATCGTCACCCATCATCCGCTCATGTTCAGCCCGGTTCACTCCCTGACGGATGACACCTATGAAGGCAAGCTGATCCGCCGGCTCGTCCGGGAGGATATCAGCCTGATTTCCGCCCACACAAATCTCGACCAGGCTCCCGGCGGCATCAACGACACCCTGGCGGAACGCTGCGGACTCTCGGACGTTTCCGGTGAAGGTTATTTCCGCTGCGGCCTGCTGCCCGCCCCCCTCTCTGCCGGGGATTTCGCCGCGGATCTGCGCAGGCGTCTCCATAGCGAGGTTCGTCTCATGGGACCGGCGGATGCGGTCATCCGGAAAGTCGGTCTTTGCAGCGGCGGTGGAAGCGATTTCTGGAATCTCGCCGCGGATGCCGGCTGTGACGCCTTTGTCAGCGGTGAAATCCGGCATCATCATGCCCTTGCCATGGCAGGCAGCGGCATTGTCGGGTTTGAGTGCGGTCATTTCGGTACGGAGGAACCCGGCATCCGTGCCCTTGCGTCGGCTTTACAAAACGCTGTCAATACGGTAGAATGTAATGTGCGGATATATGTGTCGGGTGTATCCGCCTATTCGTTTATCCGGCAACCGTGACAGGCGGTGATCCTGTCAGAAGGAGGCTCCTTTATGGAAAAGTATGAAGCACTGTGGGCTTACCAGGTGGAAGACATGAAAGCAGACGCCATCGCCCTGGCTATTAAGCGTTCCCCGACCCGGCAGAAGCTGGAGAAGGCCCGTGACTTTATCCTGGATCGCCAGAAGCAGTACAAGCAGATCGAAGAGGATATCGGCGCCATGGTGGACCGCAAGGACATCATTGCCCAGGCCATCGTCCGTTCCAAGGAACAGCTGGACAGCCTGCAGAAGCGCTTTGAAGCCGCTCCGCCCACCACGTCGGACGAAGTCAAATCCCTGCTTGCCGAAGTCAGCCGCTGCCGCGATACGATCCGTCAGTATGAAGTGGAGATCAGCCGTATCGTGAAGGAAACGGATGCCAACGAAAAACTGCAGCGCAGCGTTCGTCTGGATGCCGCCAATGCGAAGAAGTCCTTCGACCAGCTTAAGGCCGATTATGAAGAGGAGTCCAAAAGCAAGAAGGAAGATCTTGAGAACCAGCGGGCGAAAGCCAAAGAGGTCATGGATCAGGTGGATCCCGCTTTGCTGGAGGAATACGAGACCATCAAAAAGCATATCTCGCCCCCTGTGGCCCGGCTTATTCATGGTCAGTGCTCCGGCTGCAACACTTCCCTTCCCTCTGCCATCCTTTCAAAGATCAAGGGCGGCACGCTTGTGGAATGCGAAACCTGCGGACGGATGATCATCCCGTAAGCATTCGGATAACAAAAAGGCCCGGACATCATGTCCGGGCTTTTGTATTGCTTATGAATCAGTAAAGGATTTTCAGTTCGGGCGAGCAGCCTGCGAAGGAATCCTCTTCAATGGAGACGTCCTTGCCTGAAGGAATAGAAACCTTGCTCAGCGATGCGCACATCTGGAAAGCGCCGGGGCCGATTGCCTTCAGCTCGTCGCCGAATGAAATCTCCTCCAGGTTTGTGCAGGCCAGGAATCCGAACCGGCCGACTTCCTCCAGGGAGGCAGGCAGCTGTACCTCGGACAGCTCCGTGCATCCGCCGAAGCAGCACTCATCAATCATTGTAACGCCTTCAGGAATGACGATATCGTGCAGGTGAATGCACTTGAAGAACGCCATGTTCCCGATGGAACGGATCCCCTCGGGCAGCATTACGGACCGGACCGCTTCATTGTAGGCAAACATGTGGGCACCGACCGCAACAACCGGATGACCGTCCACCGTATCGGGTATCACCACGTCACCGGACGTTCCGGAATAATTGGTCAGCAGGGCGCCTTCCCCGTCGTCTGTCATCTGGTATACATAGTCCCCGCAGACGAACTTTTCACCGGTATCATATCCGGCGATGGTTTTGAAGTCGCTCGTTCCGGCTTCTTCTTCAAATGTGCTGCCAGGATCATCATCCAGCCAGTCATCATCATCGTCGTCCCACTCATCGGCATAGGTGGGCACAGCGCAGAGCATTACACACAGCGCCAGCATGATCAGCAGGAATCGCTTCATCATTATGCACACCTCCCGAATTTTATACTCATACATTATATAGCATAATATTATAAAAATCAACACACAAGATATCATAGAAGGGATTGACGAACCGGCATGCTTGTGATAATCTTTGCTTGAAAACGTTACCGTTACCGTTACCGGAATCTGGAGCAACGGGAGGCCTGAAACCGTGAAAGTCTACACAATTAAAGACATTGCCGCCATGGCCGGAGTCTCTGTTACAACGGTCAGCCGCGTGCTGAACAACCGCCCTGATGTGAACAGCGCCACCCGGGAAAAAGTGGAGCAGATCATCAGGGAATGCAGTTTTGTCGGCAATACGAATGCCCGTGGCCTGAAGCAGGGCAACGAAGTCATCGGCGTCGTCATCCGCGGCCGTTCCAATCCCTTCCTCAGTTCCCTGGCGGAAGCGATCCTGGACCGGGCCGATACCGTTCCGGACAACTTTGTCACGGAGTATATCGATGAAAAAGCCGATGAGTTCCTCACCGCGCTTCGGATGACCCGGCAGAACCATGTCAAGGGGCTGATCTTTGTCGGCAGTCTCATTGATAAACGTGTTGATGCCATCCGCGGACTGGATATCCCCATGGTCTTCACCACCGTGAATGCTGAATCCGCCGCCCTCGCCCGTGCTTCCTCCGTTGCTGTGGATGACCGGAGCATGGGCCGCGTTGTCGCTGAGGAGCTGCTGGACTGCGGCCACCGTCGAATCGCCATCTTCGGTTCCAACCCCGTCGCCGGCGATTCACTGGCCATGCGTTTCCAGGGCTTCTGTGACGCCTTCACCGACCGGGGTCTCAGCTATGATAATTCCCTGTACCGTGAAACCCGCTTCTCCTTTGAAGCCGGGTACGAGCTCGCCCGTGTATTCTTTACGGAGCGTCCGGACGCCACCGCTTTGTTTGCGATGAGTGATACCGTGGCGGTCGGTGCCATCCGCGCCCTGCGTGACCTGGGCAAGTCCGTACCGGATGACGTTAGCGTTGTCGGATTTGACGGCGTGGATATCAGCCGCTTCACAGTACCTCGTCTGACCACGGTGGAGCAGCCTGTCAGTGAGATTGCCCGCCGCAGCGTCAACCTGTTGCTGGATATGATGGAAAAGGGAGCCGCTCCCAGACATATTCTGGTGGATGCAGCTTTCCGTAAAAGAGAATCCATTGCGCCCTGTAACCGGGCATAACAGAAAGGAAGCGTCGTATTTATGCGTTCCAGCGGCATTCTGTTGCATATCTCTTCCCTTCCTTCCCCCGGGGGCATCGGCTCCATGGGCGATGAGGCATACGCTTTTGCTGACTTCCTGCAGGCTTCCGGCATCCGGATCTGGCAGGTGCTTCCCATCGGGCCGACAGGCTACGGTGAAAGCCCCTATCAGTCTTCCTCCGTATTTGCCGGCAATCCCCTGCTGATTTCCTGCGGCCGTCTCCGCGACGAAGGTCTCCTGACTTTTGCGGATGAGGAAGAGTTCGTCCCCTCCGATCCGGAAAAGGTGGAATATGACGCCGTCCGGGAGAACAAAGAAATGCTGCTCCGCCGCTGCTATGATGAATCCCGGGAGCGGCTGAGCGGACAGGTGAATGAATTCTGCCGGAAGAATGCCTGGGTGCAGGATTACGCCCTGTTCACCGCGCTGAAAAAGCATTTCGGCGGGGCTATGTGGACAAAATGGCCGGATAAGGACATCCGTTTCCGCAGGCAGGAAGCAGTTGAGCGTTACCGGAAGGAACTGAGTGCGGAGATTGACTACCATATCTTCTGCCAGTACCTGTTCAGGAAGCAGTGGTTCAGCCTCAAGAAATACTGTAATGAGCGTTCTGTGCTGCTCTTCGGCGATATGCCCATCTATGTGGCTGAGGATTCCGCCGATACCTGGACGCATCCGGATATCTTCCAGTTGGATAAAAACCTTGTCCCGAAACGGGTTGCCGGTGTTCCGCCGGATTACTTCTCCGCGGACGGGCAGCTCTGGGGCAATCCCCTTTACCGCTGGCACTACCTGCGCAGCCGGAAGTACGACTGGTGGGTGGATCGCATGAAGGGAATGGCGGAATTGTATGATATGATCCGGATCGATCATTTCATCGGTTTTGCCAACTACTATTCCGTCAAAAACGGTATGCCGAACGCCCGCAAAGGCCGCTGGGTCATCGGTCCCGGAAAAGCACTTTTCAAGCGGCTGGACCGCGAGGTCCCGGGAATCCGTATCATTGCAGAAGACCTGGGCTGTGTGAACAACCGTGTCCGGAAGCTCCTGGACTGGTGCGGTTATCCGGGCATGAAGGTGCTGACTTTCGGCTTTGACTCTGATGAATCCAATCCCCACTTCATCGGACTCTATGAAAAGAACACCGTAGCCTATACCGGCACTCATGATAACGACACTACCCTGGGATGGGCCAGGAAAGCCAGTCCGAAGGCTCTCGCCTTTGCGGAGAAAACCCTCGGATTCTCCGGGGCGGATGAAGCGCCTGAAGCCTTCATCAAAGCACTTTTCAAGGGGCCCTGCGATACGGTTGTGATCCCGATGCAGGATGTCCTGGGGCTTGATACCTACGCCCGGATGAATTACCCCGGCACCACCGGTAACAACTGGCTCTGGCGTATGAAACCTGATCAGCTTTCCCTGGATCTGTCCATGAAGTATTACCGCTTAAACAGGGAAACAGACCGACTCTGATATCTGCGCGTCCGCCTGATACAGGCGGACGCTCTGTATGATAAGACTGAAGGAATGTGTTACAAAAGGAGGATTCGGAATATGAACGCGAAACAGCTGCTGAAGGACGCAGAACAGCGTATGATGACCGAATATCACAAAGACCTGGCCCATGCATCTGCCCAGGAGCTGCACAATGC is a genomic window containing:
- a CDS encoding Nif3-like dinuclear metal center hexameric protein, whose amino-acid sequence is MTVKDVYDLIDHAAPFETQMESDNSGFLVGSASQAVDTILFALDVTPAVIDEAVSLGAQLIVTHHPLMFSPVHSLTDDTYEGKLIRRLVREDISLISAHTNLDQAPGGINDTLAERCGLSDVSGEGYFRCGLLPAPLSAGDFAADLRRRLHSEVRLMGPADAVIRKVGLCSGGGSDFWNLAADAGCDAFVSGEIRHHHALAMAGSGIVGFECGHFGTEEPGIRALASALQNAVNTVECNVRIYVSGVSAYSFIRQP
- a CDS encoding LacI family DNA-binding transcriptional regulator, with the translated sequence MKVYTIKDIAAMAGVSVTTVSRVLNNRPDVNSATREKVEQIIRECSFVGNTNARGLKQGNEVIGVVIRGRSNPFLSSLAEAILDRADTVPDNFVTEYIDEKADEFLTALRMTRQNHVKGLIFVGSLIDKRVDAIRGLDIPMVFTTVNAESAALARASSVAVDDRSMGRVVAEELLDCGHRRIAIFGSNPVAGDSLAMRFQGFCDAFTDRGLSYDNSLYRETRFSFEAGYELARVFFTERPDATALFAMSDTVAVGAIRALRDLGKSVPDDVSVVGFDGVDISRFTVPRLTTVEQPVSEIARRSVNLLLDMMEKGAAPRHILVDAAFRKRESIAPCNRA
- a CDS encoding deoxyguanosinetriphosphate triphosphohydrolase, which gives rise to MTIRERQEQQEKLLLAPWAARSAETAGRDIPVKPCDLRTEYQRDRDRIIHCKSFRRLKFKTQVFLSPEGDHYRTRLTHTLEVSQVARTLARSLRLNEDLTEAIALGHDLGHTPYGHIGERTLNDLLPEGFRHNEQSLRVVEVLENGGEGLNLTKEVRQGILSHSGKTEPATVEAECVRRADRIAYLNHDLDDALRAGILRPFELPEDCLNVLGHTHRERINTMINDIVTCSEDQPHLSMSAPVESAMDGLREFMFDRVYRDGWRDPEEARCDYVLRHLFDYYCEHPGEMPEEFVMIGYRDGTERSVCDFLSCMTDRYATRKFQELFVPSAFPAF
- a CDS encoding leucine-rich repeat domain-containing protein, giving the protein MMKRFLLIMLALCVMLCAVPTYADEWDDDDDDWLDDDPGSTFEEEAGTSDFKTIAGYDTGEKFVCGDYVYQMTDDGEGALLTNYSGTSGDVVIPDTVDGHPVVAVGAHMFAYNEAVRSVMLPEGIRSIGNMAFFKCIHLHDIVIPEGVTMIDECCFGGCTELSEVQLPASLEEVGRFGFLACTNLEEISFGDELKAIGPGAFQMCASLSKVSIPSGKDVSIEEDSFAGCSPELKILY
- the rpoD gene encoding RNA polymerase sigma factor RpoD, translating into MSLSPENRQNRLDELYEYSKSRGTITYKEIMDRLSGMDLDADQLDRVLDTLEAYGVSVVNDTADRQVTLTEEQAADQAAEIARIGGEDNAAIDLSVPEGISIDDPVRMYLKEIGKVPLLTAEEEIEIAKRLEAGDESAKQKLAEANLRLVVSIAKRYVGRGMLFLDLIQEGNLGLIKAVEKFDYRKGFKFSTYATWWIRQAITRAIADQARTIRIPVHMVETINKLIRISRQLLQEYGREPTPEEIAKEMGISEAKVREIIKIAQEPVSLETPIGEEEDSHLGDFIPDEDAPAPAEAASFALMKEQLMDVLDTLTPREEKVLRLRFGLDDGHQRTLEEVGKEFNVTRERIRQIEAKALRKLRHPSRSKKLRDYLD
- the malQ gene encoding 4-alpha-glucanotransferase — encoded protein: MRSSGILLHISSLPSPGGIGSMGDEAYAFADFLQASGIRIWQVLPIGPTGYGESPYQSSSVFAGNPLLISCGRLRDEGLLTFADEEEFVPSDPEKVEYDAVRENKEMLLRRCYDESRERLSGQVNEFCRKNAWVQDYALFTALKKHFGGAMWTKWPDKDIRFRRQEAVERYRKELSAEIDYHIFCQYLFRKQWFSLKKYCNERSVLLFGDMPIYVAEDSADTWTHPDIFQLDKNLVPKRVAGVPPDYFSADGQLWGNPLYRWHYLRSRKYDWWVDRMKGMAELYDMIRIDHFIGFANYYSVKNGMPNARKGRWVIGPGKALFKRLDREVPGIRIIAEDLGCVNNRVRKLLDWCGYPGMKVLTFGFDSDESNPHFIGLYEKNTVAYTGTHDNDTTLGWARKASPKALAFAEKTLGFSGADEAPEAFIKALFKGPCDTVVIPMQDVLGLDTYARMNYPGTTGNNWLWRMKPDQLSLDLSMKYYRLNRETDRL
- a CDS encoding DNA primase encodes the protein MSSRYPAAWLDELRSRSDIVQIVSGYVALNKKGRKYWGLCPFHGEKTPSFSVDGEHQLYYCFGCKAGGNVFSFYMEMEHCTFNEAVEQLAERAHMPLPEMEKDVDYERRRTQRERLLNANREAARFYHETLFTPQGAASLAYLRRRGLSDGVIRKFGLGASPDDWSVLSDRLLQKGYTLDELVLAGLTVRKKADNGKDRYFDMFRSRAMFPIIDAHGNVLAFGGRTLEKREPKYLNTADTPVFNKRKGVFAANLLRQQRHLDRVILVEGYMDVVSLTQFGVEGVCATLGTALTNEQARLLKRYAPQVYLGYDGDSAGQHAILRGLDILEQENVPARVLDFPDGLDPDEFIRRDGAEGFRLLPAISPAAYRLRRLKDQFDLSSQDSRLAYARGAAEIVSAVDPLERDVLLNQLSVETGFARESLIEQMNLTVNKPAVRTQDTPARIRPPRPDTSGSPPSEDLKAQELLISLFASGQIPKDMIEEKDFDDDELKSLYRELAAGASPASLPDLAPDEVSRSRFARLLFSPTAGSTDEMITMANDCLTRIRRIRLEKRYEELSQEMSSAPQDRLAELLQEAADISDKLKKLK
- a CDS encoding SAM-dependent methyltransferase, whose amino-acid sequence is MIQLDARLSLAYDLYDPCDLAADIGTDHAHLPAALLQRGRCQHMILTDLSESALKNARETVIRCRLSDRTDLRAGDGLQPLEEACGMISITGMGGRTVHDILLEGAGKLRGASLVLSAHTDLPLIREAVCRIGYHLDREEPCFCAGRYYLVLRARPGACPLTPRELRLGGPLFESQSSQLIPYLTRRREVLQDKLRGLVSADKPEESLIAQVREDIAFYDGMIGKGRES